The genome window GACGGAAACCCGGAGGGGTGGCCAGAATAACCACGTCGGCCAGCGGAATGGCCTGTTTGTAGGCATCGAATCCAACAAAGCGGCGTTCGGCGGGCACATCTACTCGCTTGGCAATCTCCGGCTTCATGTTCAGGTTCTTGTAGGCCGATTCCAGACGGTCACTAAAAGCGTCTGCCATCGCTACAACTTTGACATTTTGCTTTGTGCTCAATGCCTGCATGGCCGCGCCTGTTCCCCGGCCTCCACAGCCAATCAAGGCAACCTTGATCGTGTCATCCGCCGAAGAATGGAATCCGTAGCCGGACGCAAAAGAAGGTAAAGTGGCTAACAGAGTACTGCCTGTTAGTAAGCCTGATTTCTTCAGAAAATCGCGGCGACCGTGATCCGACATTCCGGAATCCCGGTGGTTGGAGTGGTTTGACATATCGTTAGGGGTTTATATGCTAGTTTTTAGTAATCTTCCATCAACGGCGGGTTGTAATACGCCTTAATCTCCTCTTCGCTCGGTTTTACCAGAGGCCGTACCACCCGGAAGCCTACAAAGGAGGCGCTGGTAAGCCACCATTCACTTTTAGGCGTTTGGGGGTCAAGAATCTTCCACGACGGATCAGACGGAATACGGGAGGCGGAACGTGCCACAACGGCATCATCGTCCCACGAACCACCGCGTACGGCGTTTGGATACAGAACTGTTACTTTAGCGTAAGGCTCCTTTACAGTACCTTTGGCTTTTTTGGCATAGTAGTCTGGATAATATTGATCCAGCGTCCATTCCATAACGTTGCCGTGCATGTCGTGCAGGCCCCAGGGGTTCGGTTTTTTCTTGCCGACCTGCTTGTAAGCACCGTTACTATTGCTTTTGTTCCATCCGTACTGATCCATCATCTTCGGATCATCACCAAAAGAATAAGCCGTTTTGGTGCCTGCCCGGCAAGCATATTCCCATTCCGCTTCGGTTGGAAGACGGTAGAAAATGCCGGTCTTGGCGTAGAGCCAGGCGCAAAAATGAATGGCCGCGTATTGCGTCATGTTGATGGCCGGATAACCCGCCCGGCCCATGCCAAAAGACATATCCACATAAGGCGGACTAGGGCGTGTCGAGGCATCGGTTTTGGCCAGATCGAAGCCGGGATTCTGGGCGGCCATTTCCTTTTCCATGTTGTGAAAAGCGAACAGGTCGTATAAATCCCAGGTAATTTCCATCTTGCCCATCCAGAACGGCTCAATTTTTACAGAATGCTGCGGTCCTTCGTCGGCTTTTCGGCCTTTCTCGGTTGCCGGACTCCCCATCATAAACGTTCCCCCCGGAATAGCCACCAGGTCGTATTTTAGTTTACTTCCCGGAATGTCCTGCGTATATGACTTTAACTCTGGTGTTTGAGCCTGTACTAAGCCGGTAAGCAGAAAGAACAAACAGCCCCAAAAAGAAATTTTAAACATGAAAAAGAGTATACAAAGGTAAGATTACAAAGTAAAAGAGTGTAGAGTAATAATTTTAATAGTAAATCTCCACTTTTTTTTTGAAGAAGCAGTACTACAGCCATATGCATCCGCTTAAAGCTGTGGCTTTCGGTTAGAATCGCGTAATTTTGTGTAGTACCAATGCGCCACTTCTGAGAAGCGGACGCTTAATTTTTTTACATGAATATTCTTTCTGCTGAAAATATTGCCAAATCATACGGCGACAAATTTTTGTTTCGTCAGGTGACATTTGGTTTAAGTCGGGGTGATAAAGTGGCTATTGTAGGAGCCAATGGAACGGGAAAGTCAACCATGCTGTCAATTCTGGCGGGCTTGCAACCGCCCGATGAAGGCTTGGTGTCAACGCGCAAAGACATTACGGTGGGCGTGCTGGAACAGCAGCCGCACCTGGACGATGCCCTGACGGTGCTGGAAGTAGTGTTGTCGGGCGACAACCCGGCGCTGGTGGCCATTCGGGAATACGAACAGGCGCTGGCCAATGAAAACCACCAGGCGCTGGACCGAGCCATGCAGCAGATGGAAGCCCTGAAAGCCTGGGACTTCGAGACCCAGATGAAGCAGGTGCTGGGCGTTTTGGGCATTCACGATGTTTCGCAACGCATTGCCACCCTCTCGGGAGGGCAGCGCAAACGGGTGGCTTTGGCCCGGGTGCTGATCGAAAGTCCAGACCTGCTGATTCTGGATGAGCCAACCAACCACCTCGATCTGGAGACCATTGAGTGGCTGGAAGGTTACCTGACTACCCAGAATCAGTCCCTTCTGATGGTAACGCACGACCGCTATTTTCTGGATAAAGTCTGTAACCAGATCGTCGAGCTGGACCGCGAAACGCTCTTTAGTTACAAAGGCAATTATGCCTATTACCTAGAGAAAAAAGAAGAACGGGAGGCCATTGCAGCGGCGGAGGTAGACAAAGCGAAAAACCTGTTTCGGCGCGAGCTGGACTGGATGCGCCGCCAGCCTAAAGCACGCGGCACCAAAGCCCAATACCGGGTTGATGCCTTCGAGGACATCAAAGACAAAGCCCACCAGAAACTGGGTAAGAGCGAACTGGAGCTGAACATCCGGACGCAACGAATCGGCAGTAAAATCATCGAGTTGGAGAATGTCAGCAAGCAGTTTGACGACAAAGTGCTGCTTGATCATTTTACGTATACCTTCCGCAAGGCCGACCGCATTGGCATCATCGGCAAAAACGGGATGGGAAAAACAACCCTCCTGAACATGATCACGGGCGAAATTCGACCTGATTCGGGGAAAATTTCAACCGGCGGAACCATCAAAATCGGGTATTACACCCAGAGTGACCTGAACATCCCTGAAAATCAGCGGGTCATTGATGTGGTACAGGACGTGGCGGAAGTAATGAAGCTGGGAACGGGCGAAACGGTAACCGCCTCGCAGTTTTTGCAGCATTTTCTGTTCGACCGGAAAAAGCAGTACGATTACGTGCACAAGCTATCCGGTGGGGAAAAGCGCCGTTTGCAACTGCTGCTGGTACTGGTACAAAATCCAAACTTCCTGATTCTTGATGAGCCAACGAACGACCTGGACATCACGACCTTGAACGTGCTGGAAGAGTTTTTACTCTCATTCCCCGGCTGTATTTTGCTGGTATCGCACGACCGTTACTTTATGGATCGGCTGGTAGAGCATACGTTTGTATTTGAAGGCAACGGCAAGATTCGGGATTATCCGGGCAACTATACCGACTACCGGGAGTGGAAAGCCGAGCAACCCGTGGAACGCCCTGTAGTAGAACGAAAAACGGACGAAAAACCGAAAGCCGAACCGGCTACCAACGCGCCAGTTAGCCCAGCCGCAAAGAAGAAACTTTCGTTTAAAGAGCAGAAAGAATATGAGTCGCTGGAAAAAGAAATTGAATCGCTGGAACAACGGAAAGAAGAAGTAATCGGTCTGCTAAACGGCGGAACAGGCGATCATGAACAACTCACGAACTGGGCGCGGGAGATTGAGCAATTGGATCAGCAGATTTCCAATAAATCAGACCGCTGGCTGGAACTGGCTGAGTATTTGTAAGGAACGACCGCCTTTTTTAAAAAAGATCTTAATCAACCGTTCGCTAAATAGGGCTATTTTTGTTTAATTACTTGACGAGCGGGACTGAATGAAACGGTTTTAAAAACCGTTGTACAATTATGGAGCAGATTACGGACTTTTTTCAATATTTACTGAACTCCGAGGAAATAATCCGAACTGGTGGTTTAGTGCTGATTGCGTTAATTATTTTCGTGGAAAACGGTCTGTTTTTTGGCTTTTTCCTGCCAGGTGACTATTTACTGTTTTTGTCTGGTGTCTTTGCAGGAACAAAAATATTAGACGTGCCTTTGCTGGTACTGCTGGGATGTATTTTCGCGGCGGCAGTGCTAGGGTCACTGGTTGGCTACCTGACTGGCTACGTATTTGGTGACCGGCTCCAAAATCGCCCGGATTCGCTGTTTTTCAAGAAAAAGCATATTGAAACCACGCGTGAATATTTTCTGAAGTACGGCAGCCGGACGTTGGTGATCGCCCGTTTTTTGCCCGTAGTCCGCACGTTTGCGCCCATTCTGTCGGGCCTGATTCACATGGATTTCAAATATTTTATGCTGTACAACGTCCTTGGCGGCGCTATTTGGACCCTATCGTTAGTCGGTGGCGGTTACTATTTCGGCGAAAAGTTTCCTTGGATTGTTGATTACGTTCACTGGGTGATTCTGTTTTTCCTCGCGATCACAACCTTTACCGTTGTTCGTGGCTACCTCAACGCTCGCAAGGAAATGACCCAAGAAAAAGAAACGGTTTGATAGCGATATGGTTGAAAATCCCGGACTGGTAAATCATCAGTCCGGGATTTTTTATGGGTCTTATTTAAACCATTCCGCGTACATGACGTAATTATTGGCGGTTCGCATAAAAATCTCTTCTAGTTCGGGCGTTATGTTTTTCAGAAAGCGGGCGGGGTTTCCGGCGTATACGGTTCCTGGCGGCACTTTGGTATGTTGCGTGACAATGGCTCCAGCCGCAATAATAGATCCAGTTCCGACAACGGCACCATCCATTACAATCGCGCCCATCCCGATCAGAACTTTGTCTTCAATGGTACAACCGTGTACGATGGCGTTGTGCGCAATAGAGACGTAGTTGCCAATGGTGGTTTTGTATTTTTGATAAGTACAATGAATAACAGCACCGTCCTGAATGTTAGAATAGTCGCCAATCGTGATCGAATTGACATCGCCCCGAACCACGGCATTGAACCAGGCGGTACAATTTTTGCCCATCACAACTTCGCCGACAACGGTGGCGTTATCAGCTAACCAACAATTTTCGCCAAACTGCGGACTGATTCCGCGAACTGGTTTTATTAAGGCCATCTTTTAAGCGTACGTAGTAAATAAGTTTGTCACTGCAAAGTAGGTATCTATTTGTAACTTTGCCCGATCTATTTGATTTTGTGCATGTCTAATACTAATCAGCGCGGTTATTCTAGTCGTTTATCGTTTTATTCCCGGCTTTCTGTTCGGTATGTCTATCTTTTTGGCCTTGCACTGCTTTTTCTGACGATCAACACCGTTGCGCAGCAGCCAAACCGTTCTTCGTCGCGGGTCGATCAGTTGAGTGACGAACAGGTTCAGGAATTTTACCGTCGTGCGCAGGCAAGCGGGCTGAATGAGATGCAGATCGAGCAGGCGGCGCTCTCTCAGGGCTTTACCATGACCGACATTGCCAAAATGCGGCAACGGCTTACCAAACTACGGCAGCAGTCAGGCCAGTCGGGCAACCGGACTGGTATGGGAGGGGAGCAATATACGGAAATCGACACGGCCCGTGGTCGGTACCAGCAAGGACGGCTTTCGGAGCGGGTTTACTTGCCCGACAGTTTGGATTTTTTTCGGAGAGACAGCATTAAAAAGCCGGTTGTTTTTGGCGCCTCTTTATTCAAGAATGCAACGCTGAGCTTTGAGCCTAATCTGCGCATTGCGACGCCTCGGAATTACCAGATCGGGCCAGATGATGAATTAAGTGTCGAAATCTACGGCAACTCAACGGATAATTTCAAGTTACGGGTTAGCCCGGAAGGAACCGTCCGCGTCTTGAACTTAGGCCCCATCGCTGTAAGTGGCCAAACCATTGAAAAAGCGGAGCAATTGATTGTGGGTCGGCTGCGGTCTGCCTACCAGGGACTAAATCGGCCCGGTAGCGGTACGTATGCTTCTGTTACGTTAGGCAACATTCGCACCATTCGGGTGACGCTGGTAGGCGAGGTTGTCCGTCCGGGAACCTACAGCATATCCTCGCTGGCTACAACTTTTAATGCGCTTTATCTGGCAGGAGGACCCAATCCAGAAACGGGTTCTTTCCGGGATATTAAAGTAATTCGGGGTAATCGGACCGTTAAAACCATCGACTTGTACGATTTTCTGCTGCGTGGCGATCAGAGCGACAATGTTCGTTTGCAGGATGGCGATGTGATTCGCGTGAATGATTACAGTGCCCGGATTGAGCTGGCCGGGGAAGTGAAACGCCCCGCGATTTACGAAATCAAAGCGGGCGAAAACCTGAAAACCGTGCTGGCTTTTGCTGGTGGATTTTCCGATAAAGCTTACACGGCCTCCGTAACCTTGCGCCGGAACACAGCGCGTGAAATGCGTGTGGCGACCATTACCCAGGAGCAGTTGGCGACTTTTACGCCGCAGAGCGGAGATAAATATACGGTGGGCGAAATCCTGAAACGCTACGAAAACCGCATTCAGGTTACCGGCGCAGTGATGCGGCCCGGTGAATATGCACTGGATAACGACATCACGACGGTTCGGTCGCTGCTTCAGCGGGCGGAAGGCTTGCGGAAGGACGCCTTCCTGAACCGGGCTTTGCTTTTCCGGGAGCGCGAAAACATGGATCTGGAAGTTGTTCCGTTTGATGTGGGGCGGCTTATGCGTACCGAAATCGCTGATATTCCTTTAATCCGTCAGGACAGCATTCACGTTTTTGCTATTCGCGATTTGCGGGAAACTTACGAAGTCATTATTCAGGGAGCGGTGAACCAGCCCGACACTTTTCAGTTTGCCAACAACCTGAGTGTGGCAGATCTGATTGCGATGGCGGGTGGCTTTCAGGAAGGGGCTACGCCGTCGCGGATTGAAGTGGCCCGGCGCATTCGTGAAGACAGCGCGGGCATTAAAAACTTCGAAACGGTTCGGGTATTCCGTTTCGACCTCGACCGGAATCTGCGGTTAGACGGGACCGGCCCTGATGGAATACCCAATCAATTTATCCTGCATCCATTTGACATTGTGTATGTGCGGACGGCTCCCCAATACGAAGAGCAGCAAAATGTGCACATTTACGGCGAGGTTATTCATCCGGGAAATTACGCCATTCAAAGCCGCAGTGAGCGTATTTCGGATTTGATTCAGCGGGCGGGTGGCCTAAAGCCAGATGCCTTTTTGCGGGGAGCACAATTTATTCGGAATAGAGAAAAAGTAGCCATTGATATTCGGGCCATTGTTCAGAATCCAAATATTGAAGGAAACTTGTTGCTGGAAAGCAAAGACTCCCTGATGATCCCGACCCGGCAGGAAACCGTTCGCATCGAAGGAGCGGTTTTGAACCCTTCCGTTGTTAATTTTACAACCGGTTATTCGTTTGATGATTACATCACGCAGGCGGGTGGATTTACGGAGAATGCCCGCAAAAATAAGGCTTACGTAACCTACGCCAACGGTCAGAAAGACCGGACGATGAAGAATGCCCTGTTTACGCGTCGGCGTCCTAAAGTAGAGCCCGGTTCAACCATCGTCGTGCCGTTCAAGCCGTTGACAGAACGTCTATCAGCAACGGAGCGGGTGGCTATTTTTTCAGTACTTGGTACCCTGGCAGCCACCACAGCTACCATCCTTATCAACTTGTTACGGTAAACTTACTTAAGGAGATTCATGAGCACAACTGAACTCAAGCAACGGGACGAAGTTGACGTGCGCGATAACGTAATTGAGCTGCGGCTATCCGATATTTTTGATTTTTTAAGGGACAACCGGCTCAAGCTGTTACTTTTTGGCCTGGTCGGGGCCGTTATTGGGGCTGTTTATGGCTTTTCTAAGCCTAATGAATACAAATCGCAGGTAGCTGTATTGCCTGAGTTACAGTCAAAAACGCCGGGTAGTTCAATGGGGGGGCTAAGTTCGTTGGCGGGGCTGGCGGGCATTGATCTGAACAGTCTTTCGGGAAGCGGTACTGATGCTATTCGTCCAGACTTATATCCGAATGTCCTGCAAAGCTTTCCGTTTGCGCTCTACCTGCTGAAGCAACCGGTTTATTCGCACAATTTCAATAAAACGATGACGTTGTCGGCCTATTTAAAAGAGCAGGCTGGTAAGGGGCTTTTTGGCGGATCGGGCGAAGAAGAACAGACCGTTTATGATCCAAAGAATTTCAGCAAGGCAATTCAGGTTACCAAAAACCAGGATCGTCAGGTACAGGATATTTTGGCCCGCATTGGAACTATTTTTGACAAAAAGACAGGAATCATTACCATCGAGGCCACATTGCCCGATCCGGTCGTGGCCGCCACCGTGGCGCGTTTTTCGCTGGAGTACCTAACCAATTATGTGACCAGTTACCGCACCGAAAAAGCCCGCAGTCAATCGAACTTCTTAAATCGCCGCGTGGCTGAGGCTCGCCGTCGCTACCAATCGGCTGAATACGCTCTGGAAAACTACCGCGACCGCAACCGGAGCCTGTATTCCAACGTGGCTAAACTGGAAGAACAGCGATTACAAGCTGATTTTATGCTGGCCCAGGGCGTCTACAACGATTTATCCAAACAACTAGAGCAGGCCAAAATCAAAGTTCAGGAGGAGACACCGGTTTTCAAAATGCTGGAGCCCGCTCGGGTACCTCTGCAAAAAAGTGGCCCTAAAAGAACCCTGATTATCCTGTATATGGCCATTGGTGGGGTAGTTGTAGGTACCTTGTGGACCTTGTTTCAAAGCTGGCGTAAGTCTGGCTCTTTCTGAGAATTTGCACATTTAGCTAAGGCTGTATGATTGACGCCACGCCACGCAAGCTGAGCCAGAATACCGCCAAGGCATTGATTAATGCGGGATGGGTGTTTTTCGACCGCATTTTTCGGATGGCGGCGGGCATGCTGATTGGCGTCTGGCTGGCACGGTATCTGGGTCCGGAGCAATTTGGGCAACTGAATTATGCGACCGTATTCCCGGCTATTTTGCTGCCCGTAGCCAGCCTGGGTTTAGCGACTGTTTTGGTCACTGAGTTGATTACCAAGAAACTAGCGTCTACCGATGAGCTACTCAGTACGGCTTTTTTCCTAAGGCTTCTGGCGGGCTTGGTTTCCTTTCTAGCCATTGGTGTTGCTGCCTATTTGTTTTATGGCGATCAGCCGACGCTGGTTTACATGATTTTGTTTTCGGCTTCGACGCTGGTTTTTCAAAGTGCGGATGTAATCGATCTGTTTTTTCAGGCGGAGGTACAGGCCCGGCGGTCGGTGCTGGCAAAGTCTGTTGTGTTTTTGTTCTCTACGCTGCTTCGTGCCTATCTACTTATTGTACAGGCTGATTTGCTGGCTTTTTCAGCCCTCATTTTGTTTGATGCCGGGTTAACTGCCTTGTCATTATTCGTCTTCTACGGGCGATACCGCTCCGAATCTTTTCTTCACTGGCGCTTTAACGCACGGCTTGCCCAGCAACTATTTCAGGCCGCGTGGCCACTGATGATCAGCGATTTTTTTATTTTTATTTACATGCGGGCTGATCAGTTTATGCTCGAAAGTCTGGCAAGCAGTGCTGAGCTGGGGCGGTACAGCGCTGCCTTGCGCTTATCGGAGGTATGGTATTTTATTGCGGCGGCGCTGGTCTCGTCTTTTTATCCGTCTATTCTCCAACTGAGAGAAAAAGACGAGGCTGCCTTCCTGAAGGGATACCAGCAGTTATTAAGTTTGCTGGCCTTTATTAGTATTGGTATCGCTGTCGGGACTTTATTTTTTGCTGATATGCTGGTCGATCTGTTGTTTGGCAATCAATACGAAGGCGTAGCGCAAATTCTGATCGTGCATATCTGGGCGGGTGTGTTTGTCTTTTTGGGCGTAGGGACTTCCAACTGGTTTGTGCTGTATGGTCGGCAGCGATTCATGCTTTACAAAACCATTGCCGGCGCAGGGGTGAATGTTGCCCTGAATGGTATTCTTATTCCTAAATACGGAGCGGTTGGTGCTTCGGTAGCGACCTTATTGGCTTATATGCTATCGGCCTATCTGCTGAATTATTTCTCGAAAGACAGTCGGATTATTTTTCGGATGCAGTCGATAGCCATTCTGGATGCTTTCCGACTGAGAGCCTTGCGGGATGCGCTACAGCGGTTTAATTATTGATTATTATTCGTTTCTATGTCTGCTTTTAGTCAGGTTCAGCTTCTGTTCAAACGGCTTCCCTTTTTTCTGGCGCTTCGGATGGCGCTGCTCTATTTTCTTCGGAAAGTATTAATGAGAGATGCGTATCTGAGCTTTTCGCAAATGGGCGAAGACCGAATCATTGCCAATCTGTTTCCTGAGCAGTATACGGGGTTTTACGTCGAGGTCGGCAGCAATGAGCCCATTCATTTTTCCAATACGTTTGGTTTATACTGCAAGGGCTGGCGCGGAATTACCATCGATGCAAATCCCGGCTTGGTAGCCAAACACAAAAGCATGCGGTTGCACGATACGCCGATGTACGCGGCCATTTCCAACGTAGAGGAGGAGGTAACTTTCGTGGAATACGACATGCACGAGCTGAATACCATCGACCAGCGGACAGTAGAAGCCCTTCAAAAAGAAGAAGTTCGGGTTATTGGAGAGCGGCGGATAAAGACCCAAACTTTAA of Tellurirhabdus bombi contains these proteins:
- the abc-f gene encoding ribosomal protection-like ABC-F family protein, translated to MNILSAENIAKSYGDKFLFRQVTFGLSRGDKVAIVGANGTGKSTMLSILAGLQPPDEGLVSTRKDITVGVLEQQPHLDDALTVLEVVLSGDNPALVAIREYEQALANENHQALDRAMQQMEALKAWDFETQMKQVLGVLGIHDVSQRIATLSGGQRKRVALARVLIESPDLLILDEPTNHLDLETIEWLEGYLTTQNQSLLMVTHDRYFLDKVCNQIVELDRETLFSYKGNYAYYLEKKEEREAIAAAEVDKAKNLFRRELDWMRRQPKARGTKAQYRVDAFEDIKDKAHQKLGKSELELNIRTQRIGSKIIELENVSKQFDDKVLLDHFTYTFRKADRIGIIGKNGMGKTTLLNMITGEIRPDSGKISTGGTIKIGYYTQSDLNIPENQRVIDVVQDVAEVMKLGTGETVTASQFLQHFLFDRKKQYDYVHKLSGGEKRRLQLLLVLVQNPNFLILDEPTNDLDITTLNVLEEFLLSFPGCILLVSHDRYFMDRLVEHTFVFEGNGKIRDYPGNYTDYREWKAEQPVERPVVERKTDEKPKAEPATNAPVSPAAKKKLSFKEQKEYESLEKEIESLEQRKEEVIGLLNGGTGDHEQLTNWAREIEQLDQQISNKSDRWLELAEYL
- a CDS encoding SLBB domain-containing protein, which translates into the protein MSNTNQRGYSSRLSFYSRLSVRYVYLFGLALLFLTINTVAQQPNRSSSRVDQLSDEQVQEFYRRAQASGLNEMQIEQAALSQGFTMTDIAKMRQRLTKLRQQSGQSGNRTGMGGEQYTEIDTARGRYQQGRLSERVYLPDSLDFFRRDSIKKPVVFGASLFKNATLSFEPNLRIATPRNYQIGPDDELSVEIYGNSTDNFKLRVSPEGTVRVLNLGPIAVSGQTIEKAEQLIVGRLRSAYQGLNRPGSGTYASVTLGNIRTIRVTLVGEVVRPGTYSISSLATTFNALYLAGGPNPETGSFRDIKVIRGNRTVKTIDLYDFLLRGDQSDNVRLQDGDVIRVNDYSARIELAGEVKRPAIYEIKAGENLKTVLAFAGGFSDKAYTASVTLRRNTAREMRVATITQEQLATFTPQSGDKYTVGEILKRYENRIQVTGAVMRPGEYALDNDITTVRSLLQRAEGLRKDAFLNRALLFRERENMDLEVVPFDVGRLMRTEIADIPLIRQDSIHVFAIRDLRETYEVIIQGAVNQPDTFQFANNLSVADLIAMAGGFQEGATPSRIEVARRIREDSAGIKNFETVRVFRFDLDRNLRLDGTGPDGIPNQFILHPFDIVYVRTAPQYEEQQNVHIYGEVIHPGNYAIQSRSERISDLIQRAGGLKPDAFLRGAQFIRNREKVAIDIRAIVQNPNIEGNLLLESKDSLMIPTRQETVRIEGAVLNPSVVNFTTGYSFDDYITQAGGFTENARKNKAYVTYANGQKDRTMKNALFTRRRPKVEPGSTIVVPFKPLTERLSATERVAIFSVLGTLAATTATILINLLR
- a CDS encoding GNVR domain-containing protein — translated: MSTTELKQRDEVDVRDNVIELRLSDIFDFLRDNRLKLLLFGLVGAVIGAVYGFSKPNEYKSQVAVLPELQSKTPGSSMGGLSSLAGLAGIDLNSLSGSGTDAIRPDLYPNVLQSFPFALYLLKQPVYSHNFNKTMTLSAYLKEQAGKGLFGGSGEEEQTVYDPKNFSKAIQVTKNQDRQVQDILARIGTIFDKKTGIITIEATLPDPVVAATVARFSLEYLTNYVTSYRTEKARSQSNFLNRRVAEARRRYQSAEYALENYRDRNRSLYSNVAKLEEQRLQADFMLAQGVYNDLSKQLEQAKIKVQEETPVFKMLEPARVPLQKSGPKRTLIILYMAIGGVVVGTLWTLFQSWRKSGSF
- a CDS encoding flippase, which encodes MIDATPRKLSQNTAKALINAGWVFFDRIFRMAAGMLIGVWLARYLGPEQFGQLNYATVFPAILLPVASLGLATVLVTELITKKLASTDELLSTAFFLRLLAGLVSFLAIGVAAYLFYGDQPTLVYMILFSASTLVFQSADVIDLFFQAEVQARRSVLAKSVVFLFSTLLRAYLLIVQADLLAFSALILFDAGLTALSLFVFYGRYRSESFLHWRFNARLAQQLFQAAWPLMISDFFIFIYMRADQFMLESLASSAELGRYSAALRLSEVWYFIAAALVSSFYPSILQLREKDEAAFLKGYQQLLSLLAFISIGIAVGTLFFADMLVDLLFGNQYEGVAQILIVHIWAGVFVFLGVGTSNWFVLYGRQRFMLYKTIAGAGVNVALNGILIPKYGAVGASVATLLAYMLSAYLLNYFSKDSRIIFRMQSIAILDAFRLRALRDALQRFNY
- a CDS encoding DedA family protein, with translation MEQITDFFQYLLNSEEIIRTGGLVLIALIIFVENGLFFGFFLPGDYLLFLSGVFAGTKILDVPLLVLLGCIFAAAVLGSLVGYLTGYVFGDRLQNRPDSLFFKKKHIETTREYFLKYGSRTLVIARFLPVVRTFAPILSGLIHMDFKYFMLYNVLGGAIWTLSLVGGGYYFGEKFPWIVDYVHWVILFFLAITTFTVVRGYLNARKEMTQEKETV
- a CDS encoding formylglycine-generating enzyme family protein — its product is MFKISFWGCLFFLLTGLVQAQTPELKSYTQDIPGSKLKYDLVAIPGGTFMMGSPATEKGRKADEGPQHSVKIEPFWMGKMEITWDLYDLFAFHNMEKEMAAQNPGFDLAKTDASTRPSPPYVDMSFGMGRAGYPAINMTQYAAIHFCAWLYAKTGIFYRLPTEAEWEYACRAGTKTAYSFGDDPKMMDQYGWNKSNSNGAYKQVGKKKPNPWGLHDMHGNVMEWTLDQYYPDYYAKKAKGTVKEPYAKVTVLYPNAVRGGSWDDDAVVARSASRIPSDPSWKILDPQTPKSEWWLTSASFVGFRVVRPLVKPSEEEIKAYYNPPLMEDY
- a CDS encoding FkbM family methyltransferase; the protein is MSAFSQVQLLFKRLPFFLALRMALLYFLRKVLMRDAYLSFSQMGEDRIIANLFPEQYTGFYVEVGSNEPIHFSNTFGLYCKGWRGITIDANPGLVAKHKSMRLHDTPMYAAISNVEEEVTFVEYDMHELNTIDQRTVEALQKEEVRVIGERRIKTQTLTSILQDKLPGSQRIDVLYIDVEGHDFEVLQSLDLSLYRPWLIVIEMHNFRLEDFATNGIYQYLTARGYVFNGYAVWNGFFVDSASRK
- a CDS encoding gamma carbonic anhydrase family protein, whose amino-acid sequence is MALIKPVRGISPQFGENCWLADNATVVGEVVMGKNCTAWFNAVVRGDVNSITIGDYSNIQDGAVIHCTYQKYKTTIGNYVSIAHNAIVHGCTIEDKVLIGMGAIVMDGAVVGTGSIIAAGAIVTQHTKVPPGTVYAGNPARFLKNITPELEEIFMRTANNYVMYAEWFK